In Nocardioides luti, the DNA window GAGCTCGTCGCCGACGCGGAGCCGGTCGAGCACGCCCTCGCTGAACGCTCCCCCGGGCAGCCGCTTGACGCCGATGCGCAGCACCCGCGAGGAGGGCGCGGTGCAGAGGGAGTAGCTGCGGCGCACGTCGTCGCCGGTGCGGATGCTGAGGTGCTGGCCGTGCACGAAGGCGTAGTCGTCGGCCAGCTCGGGCGGGACCGCGAAGGTCACCGCCACGGCGTCGTCGGTCAGGGGATCGATCGCCGCGACCCGCAGGGGGTGGAAGGCGGCGCGGTGGGAGGTCGGGGTCACTCAGAGGGCCTTGAAGTGGTCGAAGGGCTCGCGGCAGGACTGGCACACCCAGAGGGACTTGCAGGCCGTCGAGCCGAAGCGGCTGGACTCGCGGGTGTCGAGGCTGCCGCACTGGGGGCAGCGCACGGCGAGCGTGAGCGGGACCGTGCCGTCGGCGCCGCGCGGGTGCGGCGGGGCGATGCCGTACGCCGCCAGCTTGGTGCGGGCCTCGTCGGTCATCCAGTCGGTGGTCCACGCGGGGGCGAGGACGAACTCGACGTCGACGTGCTGGTAGCCCGCCTGGGTGAGCGCGTCGACCAGGTCGGTGCTGATCGTCTCCATGGCGGGGCAGCCGGAGTAGGTCGGCGTGATCTGCACGTGCACCCGGCCCTGGTCGTCCTCGGTCACGTCCCGCAGGATGCCGAGGTCGGCGATCGTGACGACCGGGAGCTCGGGGTCGAGGACGTCCGCGGCGATCTTCCAGGCACCCGAGCGGCTCTCGCCGACCGAGCCCGTGGCGGTCACCACGACGCCTCGGGGTGCGAGCGGGCGAGGTGCTGCATCTCGGCGAGCAGGTAGCCCATCTGCTCGGTGTGCCGGCCCTGCCGGCCGCCGCCGATCGCGTCGCGGACCTGCGGCACCACGAGCGTCGCCTCGGCGAGGACGTCCTCGACGCGGGTGAGGACGGTGGAGTGCAGGTGCGGCGGGTCGACCGCGACCCCGGCCGCGACCAGGTCGGCGTCGACGGGTGCGAAGAGCTCGGCGAGGTAGGGCCACTCCGCGTCCAGCGCGTCCTGCATCCGGGCGTGGGACTCGTCGGTGCCGTCGCCCAGCCGCACGACCCAGCGGGAGGCGTGGTCGACGTGGTAGGCGACCTCCTTGACGGCCTTGCCGGCCACGCCGGACAGGGTGGCGTCGGTGCTGGTGGCGAGGGCGGCGTACAGCTCGTGCTGCCAGGTCGAGAACAGCAGCAGCCGCGCCATCGCGACGCCGAAGTCGGTCTGGGCGCGCTCGACCAGCCACACGTTGCGGAAGTCGCGCTCGTCGCGGAAGTAGGCCAGCTCGTCCTCGCCGCGACCGTTGCCCTCGACCTGCCCGGCGTAGGCCAGGAGCGTGCGGGCCTGCCCGAGCTGGTCGAGGCCGATGTTGGCGAGCGCCACGTCCTCCTCGAGCTGCGGGGCGCGGCTGATCCACCACCCCATCCGCTGGGCGGAGACGAGGGCGTCGTCGGCGAGCCCCAGGACGTAGCCGAAGAGCCGGTCGTCGCCCCTCACAGGTGCTCCACGCCCTCGGGGACGTCGTAGAAGGTCGGGTGCCGGTAGATCTTGTCGGCGGCCGGGTCGAAGAACGCGTCGCGCTGGTCGGGGCTGGACGCGACGATCTCGGCGGCCGGGACCACCCACAGCGAGACACCCTCCTGCCGGCGGGTGTAGACGTCGCGGGCGTTGCGCAGCGCCATCTCGGCGTCGGGGGCGTGCAGCGAGCCCACGTGCACGTGCGAGAGGCCGCGGCGCGAGCGCACGAAGACCTCCCAGAGCGGCCAGTCCCTCACGCGACGACCGCCTCGGTGCGCCGGGCCGCCTGCTTGTCGGCGTAGGCGTTGGCCGCGTCGCGGACCCAGGCGCCGTCCTCGTGGGCGCGGACCCGGTGCGACAGCCGCTGCTCGTTGCACGGCCCGTTGCCCTTGATGACCTCGAAGAGCTCGGTGAAGTCGACGGTGCCGAAGTCGTAGTGGCCGCGCTCCTCGTTCCACCGGATCTCCGGGTCGGGCAACGTCAGCCCGAGCGCCTCGGCCTGCGGCACCGTCATGTCGACGAAGCGCTGGCGCAGGTCGTCGTTGGAGAAGCGCTTGATCCCCCACGCCATCGACTGCGCGGAGTTCGGGGAGTCGTCGTCCGGCGGGCCGAACATCATCAGCGAGGGCCACCAGGTGCGGTCGACGGCGTCCTGCGCCATCGCCTTCTGGGCCGGGGTCCCGTGGCTGAGGGTGTGCAGGATCTCGAAGCCCTGCCGCTGGTGGAAGGACTCCTCCTTGCACACGCGGACCATCGCGCGGGCGTAGGGGCCGTAGGAGCAGCGGCACAGCGGGACCTGGTTGACGATCGCCGCGCCGTCGACCAGCCAGCCGATCGCCCCGACGTCGGCCCAGGTCAGCGTGGGGTAGTTGAAGATCGAGGAGTACTTCTGCCGCCCGGAGTGCAGCTGGTCCAGCAGGTCGGCCCGGTCGACGCCGAGCGTCTCCGCGGCGGCGTACAGGTAGAGGCCGTGGCCGGCCTCGTCCTGGACCTTCGCCATCAGGATCGCCTTGCGGCGCAGGCTGGGCGCGCGGCTGATCCAGTTGCCCTCGGGCTGCATCCCGATGATCTCGGAGTGCGCGTGCTGGGCGATCTGGCGCACCAACGTGCGGCGGTAGGCCTCCGGCATCACGTCGCGAGGCTCCACCCGGCCGTCCCCGGCGAGCAGCGCCGTGAACTCGGCCGGGTCGTCACCCGGGTGGTCGGTGGCGCGCGGCCCGGCGGGCCGCTCGTCGGGGGCGGTGAAGTCGTTGCCGTACACGTCGACCACGCTACCAGCGTTTGTTACAACTCTCAGCACTACGGGCGATGCGACGTAACATTCGCCCAGGAGGGACACTGGGCCCATGAGCAGCCCCACCGCCGACGTGTCCGTCCGCATCGCCTGGGGCGACGACGCCGGCGCCATCGCCGAGCTCCAGCTCCGCACGTGGCGCACGTCGTACGCCGACCTCGTGCCCATGGACGCGCTGCCCACCGACGTGGCGGGGGCCGCGGAGGCGTGGCGGCAGTCGCTCGCCGCGTCGAAGGACGCCCGCAACCGGGTCCTGGTCGCGCTGGAGCGCAACCGGGTCGTCGGCTTCGCGATCACCTCCCCCGCCGCCGACCCCGACTGCGACCCCGTCGCCGACGCCGAGCTGATGGAGCTCACGATCGACCCCGACGAGCGCGGCAAGGGCCACGGCTCGCGCCTCCTCCAGGCGGCCGTCGACACGATGCGGGCCGACCGCTTCACGCGTGCCGTGCTCTGGGCGATGTCGACCGACGACGCCCTGCGCGGCTTCCTCACCGAGGCCGGCTGGGCCCCCGACACCGCCCACCGGGAGCTCGACCTCGACGGGGACGGCACCACCCGGGTCCGCCAGGTGCGGCTGCACACGCAGTTCTCCTGACCCGGGCCGGGCGATTGGATCGTTCACTTGAATTGCCGGCGGATCGGGCGATCATGGAAGCCGCCGGTGCACCCCCCGAAGTCCGAGGGGCTCGGATCCGGACAGATCGGGAACACCATGCTGGGTCCGCTGCCCCGTCTCTACCGCTCGCTGGTCATCGCCGCCATCCTCCTCGTCGGCGTCGCCGGGGGCGCCTGGATCGCCTACGTCAGTGCCCTCCCGCTCGCCGCGACCGTCGGCGCCCTGTGCGGCGCGGTGCTCGCGCTCGGCATCGCCTTCGTGATGGTGCACGACTTCTCCCACCCCCGCCGTCCCGCCCGCGCCGTACGCCGTCCCTGAGCCCCGGCTGCACCCCGGCCGGTCCTAGGATCGGCCGGTGACCGAGCCCGCCCTGCCCGCCACCGAGCGCCGGGCGATCGTGCGCGACAGCCTGGGCGTCGGGCTGGCGACCGGTGTGTACGGCGTCAGCTTCGGCGCCGTCGGGGTGGCGGCCGGCCTGAGCGTGGCCCAGACCTGCCTGCTCTCGCTGCTGATGTTCACGGGCGCCTCGCAGTTCGCGCTCGTGGGCGTGCTCGCGGCGGGCGGTGGGCCGTTCGCCGGCGCCCTGACGGCCCTGCTGCTGGGCACCCGCAACACGCTCTACGGCCTGCGGCTCGCGTCCCTGCTCGACTGGCGGGGCGGGCGCCGCGCGCTGGCGGCGCACGTGCTGATCGACGAGTCGACGGCGATGTCGGTGACCCGGGGCTCGACGGCGGCCGCCCGCGTCGGCTTCCTGACCACCGGGGTCTCGATCTTCGTGATGTGGAACCTCGCCACGCTGGCGGGCGCCGTCGCGGGCACCAGCCTGGGTGACCCGCGCGTCTACGGGCTCGACGCCGCGGTGGGCGGGGCCTTCCTGGCGCTGCTGTGGCCGCGGCTGCGGGAGCGGCGCAACCAGGTCGTCGCCGTGGCGGCCGCCGCCGTGGCCCTCGGCATCGTCCCGCTCTCCCCCGCCGGCGTGCCCGTCCTGGCCGCGGCCGGCGTCGCCCTGCTCGCGGGCGTGCTGACCCGCGACGCCGTGGACCCCACCGAGATCCCGGAGGGGCCGTGAGCACCTGGCTGGCGCTCGTGGTCGCCGGCGTCGGCTGCTACCTGCTCAAGCTCGCCGGGCTGTCGGTGCCGCCGCGCGTCCTCGAGCGCCCGCTCGTCGCGCGGGTCGCCGACCTGATCCCGGTCGCCCTGCTCGCCGCCCTCGTCGCCGTCCAGGTGGTCGGGCGCGGGCAGGACCTGGTCCTCGACGCCCGCGCGGCCGGCCTGGCGGCGGCCGTGGTGCTGCTGCTCCTGCGCGCGCCGTTCCTCGTCGTGGTCTTCGGCGCCGCCCTGGTCGCCGCGCTCGTGCGGCTGGCCTGAGCACGCCGTCGTCGAGCCGGAACGACCAGGGCCCGCACCGGAGATCCGGTGCGGGCCCCTCTCGTCCCCCCAGTCAGGGGAGGACGGTCGTGCGGAGTGACCCCGCTCCCTCCGTAGGCCGCCACGAAGGGGCCGAGAGCGGGGCCACGCCCACGCACGTCAGCCGACGCTGACGGCACTCCAGGCGGCAGCCGTCGCGGCGTACTGCGTGCTGCCCTGGCCGTAGAGGTCCTTGGCGGCGTTCAGCGTCGCCGTGCGGGCCCCTGCGTAGTTGGTGTTCGACGTCATGTAGACCGTCAGGGCGCGGAACCAGATCTTCTGCGCGGCGTCGCGGCCGACACCGGTGACCGTCGAGCCGTTGCAGGTCGGCGAGTTGTGGGCGACCCCGTTGATGGTCTT includes these proteins:
- the paaD gene encoding 1,2-phenylacetyl-CoA epoxidase subunit PaaD; translation: MTATGSVGESRSGAWKIAADVLDPELPVVTIADLGILRDVTEDDQGRVHVQITPTYSGCPAMETISTDLVDALTQAGYQHVDVEFVLAPAWTTDWMTDEARTKLAAYGIAPPHPRGADGTVPLTLAVRCPQCGSLDTRESSRFGSTACKSLWVCQSCREPFDHFKAL
- the paaC gene encoding 1,2-phenylacetyl-CoA epoxidase subunit PaaC produces the protein MRGDDRLFGYVLGLADDALVSAQRMGWWISRAPQLEEDVALANIGLDQLGQARTLLAYAGQVEGNGRGEDELAYFRDERDFRNVWLVERAQTDFGVAMARLLLFSTWQHELYAALATSTDATLSGVAGKAVKEVAYHVDHASRWVVRLGDGTDESHARMQDALDAEWPYLAELFAPVDADLVAAGVAVDPPHLHSTVLTRVEDVLAEATLVVPQVRDAIGGGRQGRHTEQMGYLLAEMQHLARSHPEASW
- the paaB gene encoding 1,2-phenylacetyl-CoA epoxidase subunit PaaB — translated: MRDWPLWEVFVRSRRGLSHVHVGSLHAPDAEMALRNARDVYTRRQEGVSLWVVPAAEIVASSPDQRDAFFDPAADKIYRHPTFYDVPEGVEHL
- the paaA gene encoding 1,2-phenylacetyl-CoA epoxidase subunit PaaA, which codes for MVDVYGNDFTAPDERPAGPRATDHPGDDPAEFTALLAGDGRVEPRDVMPEAYRRTLVRQIAQHAHSEIIGMQPEGNWISRAPSLRRKAILMAKVQDEAGHGLYLYAAAETLGVDRADLLDQLHSGRQKYSSIFNYPTLTWADVGAIGWLVDGAAIVNQVPLCRCSYGPYARAMVRVCKEESFHQRQGFEILHTLSHGTPAQKAMAQDAVDRTWWPSLMMFGPPDDDSPNSAQSMAWGIKRFSNDDLRQRFVDMTVPQAEALGLTLPDPEIRWNEERGHYDFGTVDFTELFEVIKGNGPCNEQRLSHRVRAHEDGAWVRDAANAYADKQAARRTEAVVA
- a CDS encoding GNAT family N-acetyltransferase codes for the protein MSSPTADVSVRIAWGDDAGAIAELQLRTWRTSYADLVPMDALPTDVAGAAEAWRQSLAASKDARNRVLVALERNRVVGFAITSPAADPDCDPVADAELMELTIDPDERGKGHGSRLLQAAVDTMRADRFTRAVLWAMSTDDALRGFLTEAGWAPDTAHRELDLDGDGTTRVRQVRLHTQFS
- a CDS encoding AzlC family ABC transporter permease, which codes for MTEPALPATERRAIVRDSLGVGLATGVYGVSFGAVGVAAGLSVAQTCLLSLLMFTGASQFALVGVLAAGGGPFAGALTALLLGTRNTLYGLRLASLLDWRGGRRALAAHVLIDESTAMSVTRGSTAAARVGFLTTGVSIFVMWNLATLAGAVAGTSLGDPRVYGLDAAVGGAFLALLWPRLRERRNQVVAVAAAAVALGIVPLSPAGVPVLAAAGVALLAGVLTRDAVDPTEIPEGP
- a CDS encoding AzlD domain-containing protein, yielding MSTWLALVVAGVGCYLLKLAGLSVPPRVLERPLVARVADLIPVALLAALVAVQVVGRGQDLVLDARAAGLAAAVVLLLLRAPFLVVVFGAALVAALVRLA